The genomic region GAAGAGGTAACCGACGACTCCGGGGAAGTGGAAATGCGATCGAAATCCCCCGATCGATCGCCGACCCCGGAAGCGGCGGCAGCAGTGGCAACCCCTACAGAAGTCCCCCCTACAGAAGTCAGTGCTGTCGAGAGCGATCGCCGTTTGAGTCAATTGCAAGAACGCGGGGTGTTACTCTCGGCAAATAACTTGCAAGTCGCCTTTCCTATTCGCGGTATTTTCGGCGAAACGCAACGCTATTTTATGGCGGTTAAAGGGGTTTCCTTCGAGGTCTATTTAGGCGAAACTCTCGGTTTAGTCGGCGAGTCCGGTTGTGGCAAAACTACCTTAGCCCGCAGTTTGTTGCGCTTGGTAGAACCGACGGGAGGCGAGGTCATTTTTGACGGCAAAAATTTAATCGATTTAGAGGGGTTATCCCTGCGCCAAGTGCGCCAACAAATGCAAATTATCTTTCAAAATCCCTTCGGTTCGCTCAATCCGCGTATGAATATCGGCGCCTTGGTGATGGAACCGTTGCGGATTCATTTTCCCAAGCAGAAAAAGGCCACTCACCGCGATCGCGCCGCCTATTTGTTGGAACGAGTCGGGTTAAATCCGGAGTTGATGAATCGCTATCCTCACGAGTTTTCGGGCGGTCAACGGCAACGGGTTTGCATTGCGCGGGCTTTGGCATTAAATCCGAAGTTTATTATCTGCGACGAGTCGGTTTCGGCGTTGGATGTTTCGGTGCAAGCCCAGGTACTCAATTTATTAAAAGAGTTGCAACAAGAGTTCGAGTTGACTTATATCTTTATTTCCCACGATTTAAGTGTGGTCAAGTTCATGAGCGATCGCATTATGGTGATGAATCAGGGGAAAATTGAGGAAATCGGCCCGGCGGAACAAATTTATCGCCAACCGCAACAAGCCTACACGCGATCGTTGATCGATTCGATTCCTACGGGGAGTTTGGAACGGATTAAAGAACAACAAGCGGGTCGTCAACTGTCGGCTTAGTTGTGATTGTGTTGGAGGTTTTGGATCCGACGATCGCGGGTTTAAATCGGGTCAAAATCTACCCATCGGGGGGTATTCTATCAACATCAAACTTTTAAGGGTAATTCACTCCAATTCAGTACAATTCAGTACAATTCAGTACAATTAAGTCCAACTTCAGGGCGAGGCGAGACTCCAAGGGGGCCGTTTCGCGATCGCCCGGGAGTCGAGCAGCCCTCTCTCATTTTTTCTCACTTAAATCGCGATGAATTTTGCTGAAAAATTACAAACCGCCATTGACTGCAATCAAAGCCTGTTGTGCGTCGGACTCGATCCGAGTGCGGAAACGTTACCGTCTCGTTTCGGTTCCCCTCGGGATCTCGACGAGTTAGTACAAAAGTGCGAAATTTGGTTGAAAGAGGCGATCGCTCACACGAAAGATGCGGTTTGCGCCTACAAGCCGACCTTGGGATTTTACACTGCTTTGGGGCCGCCGGGAATGGCCTTACTCGAACGCATTTTAAGCCGGATTCCCTCGGAAATTCCGGTGATTTTAGACGCGAAACACGGCGATCTCAACAGTAGCACGCTGTTGGCACGCACGATTTTCGATCGCTGGCAGGTCGATGCGGTGACCTTGAGTCCCTATCCCGGACAGGATTTAGCGGCGCCGTTTCTCCTCTACCCGGATAAGGCAATTTTCGTCCTCTGTCACACCTCGAACCCGGCGGCGGTGTCCCTACAGGAGTTTCCCAATGCTCAAGCCCCTTTTTACCTGCATTTGGTCGCAGAAGTGCAAACCTGGGGAACTCCGGAACAGGTGGCGTTAGAAGTGGGAACGGCGCAACCGGAAGCATTGGCGCGGGTACGGGCGATCGCCCCGGAAAGACCCCTGTTACTTCGCAGTATTTGGGCGGAAGGGGGCAATTTAGAGGATATTTTAGCCGCAGGCTTGAACGCGACCGGGGCCGGGGCGATCGTGCCGATCCCCCAAGATTGGCTCGCCAGTCCGAATTTGAAGGCTTTGGTCGCCGGATTGCGCGAAACAGTCAATCAAGTGCGAATTCGCCTCCCTCACGAGGTGCAAGCCTGTCCGGTCTGGTTGCCGGATCTGCCGCCGGGCGATCGCCATCCCCACGGGGATTTGATCTTACAACTCTACGATATTGGTTGTATTTTATTTGGCGAATACGTACAAGCTTCGGGATCGATTTTTCCTTACTATATCGACTTACGAAAAATTATCTCGAATCCCCAAATTTTTGATAAAATTATTAATGCTTATGCCGAAATCGTCCGAGACTTAAAGTTCGATCGGATCGCCGGAATTCCTTACGGCGCCTTGCCGACGGCAACGGGATTGGCGTTAAAGTTAAATCATCCGATGATTTTTCCGCGCAAAGAGGTCAAAGCTCACGGAACGCGGCGTCTGGTCGAGGGGAATTTCAACCCAGGAGAAACCGCAGTGGTGATTGACGATATTTTAATTTCGGGAAAAAGCGCGATCGAAGGGGCTCAAAAGTTAGAATCGACGGGGTTGAAGGTGGAAGATATCGTCGTGTTTATCGACCACGAAAAAGGAGTGAAAGACCGCTTGAAACAGGCGGGATATCGCGCTCATTCGGTGTTGTCGATTTCGGAGATTGTCAAAACTTTATACGATCTCGGTCGGATCGATCGCGACCAATTCGACGCCTTGAATGAAGGAGACGATTAAAAAAAATCCTCCTTGTCGATGCCGTCGAACCTCCCAAACATCCTCTCGGAACATCGCGATCGGCAAATTGATAACACAAAAGGGTTATGGTTGGAATTGTTATTGTTTCTCACAGCGAGAAATTAGCCGCCGCCGTGCGAGAACTGACACGGCAAATGGTCGGATCGGCAGTAGAGATCGCGATCGCGGCGGGGATTGACGACCCGGAAAATCCCTTTGGAACCGACCCGATGCGCGTGCTGGCGGCGATCGAAGCGGCAGATCGCGGCGAGGGAGTATTGCTGTTGATGGACTTGGGCAGTGCGGTGATGAGTGCGGAAATGGCCTTAGAATTTCTAGAGGCCGATCGCCGTTCCCGGGTGCAATTGTGCGAAGCTCCCTTAGTCGAAGGGGCGATCGCCGCCGCCGTGGCAGTCTCCACCGGGGCGAACCTCGATCGCGCGATCGCCGAAGCCCGCAGCGCCCTGACCCCGAAAGCCTGCCAACTCGGAATCGAACCCGCGTCCCCACCCGCGCCCAACGCCGCGACGGGGGAGCCGACCTCACAACTGCGCCTCACGGTCTGCAACCGCCTCGGCATTCACGCCCGACCCGCCGCCCTGTTCGTCCAAATCGCCTCACAATTCACCGCGTCGATCGCCGTCACCAATCTCAGGCGCTCGTCCGAGGCGATCGACGGGAAAAGTATCATCCAACTGATGACCTTGGGGGTGCGTCAGGGGGACGAAATCGCGATCGCCGCCCGGGGAATCGACGCCGGGAACGCCGTGCAAGCCTTGAAAGAACTGATCCAGTGCAACTTTCACGAAGGGGACGCCGACGTCCCGGAAGTCGCCACCAGCGCGCCGACAGTCCCGACCGGGGAAGGGGTTCAGGGAATCGCCGCCTCGCCGGGAGTCGCCCTCGGGCCACTCGTTCGCTATCACCCCGTACTGCCGGAAGTGCGCGAAGCCATGGCAGAAGACCCGGAAAGTGAGTGGGATACGTTGCAATTGGCGGTACAAAATGCGCGCCGTCAAATGCAAATGCTCGCTAATGCCATGTCTTCCCCGGAAACTGGGGCGATTTTCGAGGCCCATCAGTTATACTTGCAAGATCCCTACCTCTGGAAAGGGATCCGTCACGATATTTTCGTGGAAAAATACGGGGCGATCGCGGCGTGGAAGCGGGCGATCGACGAGACCGTAAGGCGCTATCAAAATCTCGACGATCCCTATCTCCAGGCGCGATCGAGCGATTTAAACGATATCGGCATTCGCGTTTTGCGCGCCTTATCCGGCAATAGTAGCGTCCGCCTCGAACTGAGGGATCCGGGGATTTTGCTGACGGGAGACCTGACCCCTTCGGAAGTCGCCCAACTCGATCCCAAAGTGATTTTAGGCATCTGCACCACCGGAGGCAGTGCCAATTCTCACAGCGCGATTTTAGCCCGAAACCTCGGCATTCCGACGGTGATGGGACTCGGCGATCGCCTCGCGGGGGTTGCCGACGGCACCGAAATCGCCCTCGACGGCGACACGGGAGAAGTGTGGGTCGAACCCGATCGCGATCGCCGTCGCACCCTCGCCGCCAAACGACAGGTGAGCGAATCTCGGGCGATCGCCCCCTCGCCGACCCAAACCCGCGACGGACGGCGCGTTACCCTCCTCGCTAACGTGATGGGCGTCCCCGATGCCCAACTGGCGCGCAATAGCGGCGCCGAAGGGGTGGGCCTGTTGCGAACCGAGTTTTTTTATTTCGATCGCCCCCTTCCCCCCGGCGAAGAAGAACAAGCACAAGTCTATCGGGCGATCGCCGATATTTTCAAAAATCGCCCCACGGTGATTCGCACCCTAGATGTCGGCGGGGACAAACCCCTACCCTGGTTGCAGTTACCGCCGGAAAATAACCCCTTTTTGGGCTTGCGCGGCATCCGCCTGCTCCTCGATCGCCCGGATCTGTTTAAAACCCAGTTGCGCGCAATTTTAAAAGCCAGTCACGGACGCCAAATTAAAGTGATGTTTCCCACCGTCGCTACCTTAGCCGAATGGCGCGCCGCCAAAGCCCTGCTCGATCGCGCCAAAGCCGAACTCGACGGGGAAGACCGGGCCTACAACCGGGCGATCGCCGTGGGGATGATGGTCGAAATTCCCGCCGCCGTGGCGATCGCCGATCGCTTCGCCGCCGAGGTAGACTTTTTCAGCATCGGAACCAACGATCTGACCCAATATTATCTCGCCGCCGATCGCACCAACCCCCAAGTGTCTCCCTTCGCTAACGTCCTCGAACCGTCCGTGTTGCGAGCGATCGCCCAGACCACCCGCGCCGCCGGGGCTGTAGGAGTTCCCGTCGCCGTCTGCGGCGAGTTGGCTTCCAATCCGGCGGCGGTCCCCCTTCTCGTCGGTTTGGGCATCGCCGAATTGAGCCTCAACCCCCGGGCGATCGCCGCCGTCAAAGCCGCGATCGCCCGTTTTAGCGTTCCCGAAGCCGAGGCGATCGCCGCCACCGCCTTGCAACTCGATTCTGCCGAAGCCGTCCGCAACTTCCTCCAGCAGCAGTTTTCCGCCCTCAGTTAGCAGGTTTGTGCACGACCTCTTTCGCCCGCATCGGCGCTTCTAGTGCTTTGGCAATGCGATCGCGTGCTTCTTCTAAATGAGCCCGAGTTTGCACGTCCAGCCGTTTACCCTCCTTATCCAAACGGCGATCGATCGCCGCGTGCAGGTCTCGCAATTGGTAGCGCGCCAAAGCCCGGGCATCTTCCGGCGGATCGAGGGTGCGCAAGGCGATTATCAAATCTAAAAAGCTGGTCGCCTCCATTGCCGCCTCGATATTCGTTCGCAAGGCCATGTGCAGCAGTATATTTAAGTGTTCCCGTTGCAAACCGCGCCGCAACACCGTAATTTCCCGACGCGGATCGCGATCGTCGGACAGTTCGCTCCAAATTTGCGCCTGCAAGGTCTCGAACAGTTCTCCCAAGCGCAGACTGTCCCCATTGGGATTGCTCAGTTCCCCGTCGCGCAAGCGATTGAGCCGATCTGTAGAGAGTAAGTTACTCAGAATTAAGGTTTGGTGTCCCAAGAGGCGATCGAACAAGGGATAGTCCAACCGTTCCCAGACGATCCAATTGCCCCAATGATCCCAGCGATCCGGCGCCAAACGGGCGATCGTTTCCGGGGAAAAGTTAAAGGCATCTTCCGCAAACACGCGATCGCCGATCGCCGCCAGGGCTTCCCGTTGTCGTTCCACGGCGATCGCTTCAAACGGCGGTTTGGCCCCCGGATCTCCCGCATGGTGGCGGTGGAAACGTTGACCGCCGATATAGCGCGTGAGGTCGTAAGCGTAACCGAAATAGTAATTTAAGACCATGTGGAAGCGATCGCGCAGTTCGCTGTAACTTTCTCCCGGAAGGGGGTATCTTCGATCCAATTTGTCCCACACTTGG from Oxynema aestuarii AP17 harbors:
- a CDS encoding ABC transporter ATP-binding protein, with the protein product MSDTVLDVRNLQVQFETDEKLVTAVNGISFEVRRGQTLGIVGESGSGKSVTSLAVMGLVPNPGKVADGEIWFRDDAAADPVNLQRLSREEKQPYRGSRISMIFQEPMSALNPVYDIGFQMTEAILMHQKVSVSEARRQAVARLQEVKLLPSDEQLRDRLEGREGMSEREIASAINDRKLAILKRYPHELSGGQIQRVTIAMAIACNPTLLIADEPTTALDVTVQASILQLLRELRDARGMSMIFITHDLGVIAEIADRVAVMYRGKIVESGSVLDIFAQPQHPYTKGLLACRPQPDKRLVYLPTVADFMEEVTDDSGEVEMRSKSPDRSPTPEAAAAVATPTEVPPTEVSAVESDRRLSQLQERGVLLSANNLQVAFPIRGIFGETQRYFMAVKGVSFEVYLGETLGLVGESGCGKTTLARSLLRLVEPTGGEVIFDGKNLIDLEGLSLRQVRQQMQIIFQNPFGSLNPRMNIGALVMEPLRIHFPKQKKATHRDRAAYLLERVGLNPELMNRYPHEFSGGQRQRVCIARALALNPKFIICDESVSALDVSVQAQVLNLLKELQQEFELTYIFISHDLSVVKFMSDRIMVMNQGKIEEIGPAEQIYRQPQQAYTRSLIDSIPTGSLERIKEQQAGRQLSA
- a CDS encoding bifunctional orotidine-5'-phosphate decarboxylase/orotate phosphoribosyltransferase; the protein is MNFAEKLQTAIDCNQSLLCVGLDPSAETLPSRFGSPRDLDELVQKCEIWLKEAIAHTKDAVCAYKPTLGFYTALGPPGMALLERILSRIPSEIPVILDAKHGDLNSSTLLARTIFDRWQVDAVTLSPYPGQDLAAPFLLYPDKAIFVLCHTSNPAAVSLQEFPNAQAPFYLHLVAEVQTWGTPEQVALEVGTAQPEALARVRAIAPERPLLLRSIWAEGGNLEDILAAGLNATGAGAIVPIPQDWLASPNLKALVAGLRETVNQVRIRLPHEVQACPVWLPDLPPGDRHPHGDLILQLYDIGCILFGEYVQASGSIFPYYIDLRKIISNPQIFDKIINAYAEIVRDLKFDRIAGIPYGALPTATGLALKLNHPMIFPRKEVKAHGTRRLVEGNFNPGETAVVIDDILISGKSAIEGAQKLESTGLKVEDIVVFIDHEKGVKDRLKQAGYRAHSVLSISEIVKTLYDLGRIDRDQFDALNEGDD
- the ptsP gene encoding phosphoenolpyruvate--protein phosphotransferase codes for the protein MVGIVIVSHSEKLAAAVRELTRQMVGSAVEIAIAAGIDDPENPFGTDPMRVLAAIEAADRGEGVLLLMDLGSAVMSAEMALEFLEADRRSRVQLCEAPLVEGAIAAAVAVSTGANLDRAIAEARSALTPKACQLGIEPASPPAPNAATGEPTSQLRLTVCNRLGIHARPAALFVQIASQFTASIAVTNLRRSSEAIDGKSIIQLMTLGVRQGDEIAIAARGIDAGNAVQALKELIQCNFHEGDADVPEVATSAPTVPTGEGVQGIAASPGVALGPLVRYHPVLPEVREAMAEDPESEWDTLQLAVQNARRQMQMLANAMSSPETGAIFEAHQLYLQDPYLWKGIRHDIFVEKYGAIAAWKRAIDETVRRYQNLDDPYLQARSSDLNDIGIRVLRALSGNSSVRLELRDPGILLTGDLTPSEVAQLDPKVILGICTTGGSANSHSAILARNLGIPTVMGLGDRLAGVADGTEIALDGDTGEVWVEPDRDRRRTLAAKRQVSESRAIAPSPTQTRDGRRVTLLANVMGVPDAQLARNSGAEGVGLLRTEFFYFDRPLPPGEEEQAQVYRAIADIFKNRPTVIRTLDVGGDKPLPWLQLPPENNPFLGLRGIRLLLDRPDLFKTQLRAILKASHGRQIKVMFPTVATLAEWRAAKALLDRAKAELDGEDRAYNRAIAVGMMVEIPAAVAIADRFAAEVDFFSIGTNDLTQYYLAADRTNPQVSPFANVLEPSVLRAIAQTTRAAGAVGVPVAVCGELASNPAAVPLLVGLGIAELSLNPRAIAAVKAAIARFSVPEAEAIAATALQLDSAEAVRNFLQQQFSALS